In Phacochoerus africanus isolate WHEZ1 chromosome 1, ROS_Pafr_v1, whole genome shotgun sequence, the following are encoded in one genomic region:
- the PDHB gene encoding pyruvate dehydrogenase E1 component subunit beta, mitochondrial codes for MAVVAGLVRRPLEQVSGLLLRRRFHRTAPAALQVTVREAINQGMDEELERDEKVFLLGEEVAQYDGAYKVSRGLWKKYGDKRIIDTPISEMGFAGIAVGAAMAGLRPICEFMTFNFSMQAIDQVINSAAKTYYMSGGLQSVPIVFRGPNGASAGVAAQHSQCFAAWYGHCPGLKVVSPWSSEDAKGLIKSAIRDNNPVVVLENELMYGVPFELPAEAQSKDFLIPIGKAKIERQGTHITIVSHSRPVGHCLEAATVLSKEGIECEVINMRTIRPMDIETIEASVMKTNHLITVEGGWPQFGIGAEICARIMEGPAFNFLDAPAVRVTGADVPMPYAKILEDNSVPQVKDIIFAIKKTLNI; via the exons ATGGCGGTAGTGGCTGGGCTGGTGCGGAGGCCCCTGGAGCAG GTCTCCGGGCTGCTGCTGAGGAGGCGCTTCCACCGCACGGCGCCGGCGGCGCTGCAG GTAACAGTTCGTGAGGCTATAAATCAAGGTATGGATGAGGAGCTGGAAAGAGATGAGAAGGTATTTCTCCTTGGGGAAGAAGTTGCTCAGTATGACGGGGCATATAAG GTTAGTCGAGGCCTATGGAAGAAGTATGGAGATAAGAGGATCATAGACACTCCCATATCTGAG ATGGGCTTTGCTGGAATTGCTGTAGGTGCGGCTATG GCTGGGTTGAGGCCCATTTGCGAATTTATGACCTTCAATTTCTCTATGCAAGCCATTGACCAGGTTATAAACTCAGCTGCCAAGACCTATTACATGTCGGGGGGCCTTCAGTCTGTGCCCATAGTCTTCAGGGGGCCCAATGGTGCCTCAGCAGGTGTAGCAGCCCAGCACTCACAGTGCTTTGCTGCCTGGTATGGGCACTGCCCAGGCTTAAAGGTGGTCAGCCCCTGGAGTTCAGAAGATGCGAAAGGACTTATTAAATCAGCCATTCGGGATAACAATCCAG TGGTGGTGCTGGAGAATGAATTAATGTATGGAGTTCCTTTTGAACTTCCCGCAGAAGCTCAGTCAAAAGATTTTCTGATTCCTATTGGAAAAGCCAAAATAGAAAGGCAAG GGACACATATAACGATAGTTTCCCATTCAAGACCTGTGGGCCACTGCTTAGAAGCTGCCACAGTGCTATCTAAAGAAGGAATTGAATGTGAG GTGATAAATATGCGAACCATCAGACCAATGGACATTGAAACAATAGAAGCCAGTGTCATGAAGACCAATCATCTCATAACTGTGGAAGGAGGCTGGCCACAGTTTGGAATAGGAGCTGAAATTTGTGCCAGGATCATGGAAG GCCCCGCATTCAATTTCCTGGATGCTCCTGCAGTTCGAGTCACTGGTGCTGATGTTCCTATGCCTTATGCAAAGATTCTGGAAGACAACTCTGTACCTCAGGTTAAAGACATCATTTTTGCAATAAAGAAAACACTAAATATCTAG